Below is a genomic region from Constrictibacter sp. MBR-5.
AGGAGAACGGCTTCGACATCGAGGGCATAGCGGTGCGCGGCGACCGCGTCTGGCTCGGACTGCGCGGGCCGGTGCTGCGCGGCCATGCCGTAGTGTTGGAACTCTCGCTTAAGGAGCCGTCCAGCGGCCGTCTCACGGCGCGGCGGATCGAGGGCAAGGCCCGGTACCGCAAGCACCTGCTCGACACCCAGGGCCTCGGCGTCCGCGACCTGCGGCTCTGCGGCGACGACCTGCTGCTGCTGGTCGGGCCGACGATGGCGTTGGACGGCACGGCCTTGGTCCTGCGCTGGCGCGACGCGGTCCGCGACATCCGCTCGGGCGTCGTGGCGCCGCAACGGATCGGCGTCGTCGCCGAACTGCACTATGGCCTGGAAACCGATCATCCCGAAGGCCTGGAGCACGCCTCCGACGCGCGCGACGGCAGCCTCCTCGTCATCTACGACGCACCGGGGCCCGATCGGGTGGATCCGGACTCGTTCACGGTCCGCGCGGACATCATCAAGCCGGATCTCGACGAACCGGCCTCCGGCCGGCCAAGCAACGCTCCGAAACCGAAGCGCCGCTGACCGGCGGCGTGTCTGCCGCTTCCGTGTCGGGTCAGGGCGTGGTTCGATCGGTCATCGATCCCGCCCAGCGGGACATCCGACCATGCGGGGTGCTCCATGACCGATCGTGCCTTCGACACAGCCACCAGCCTCGCCGCGGCCCTCCGCGACGGGAGCGTGGGCAGCCTGGAACTGCTGGATCACTATCTCGCCCGGGTTGAGAGATTCAACCCAAGGTTGAATGCACTGATCTGGACGGATATTGACGGTGCCCGCGCACGGGCGAAAGCAGCGGACGATGCGCGTGTGCGAGGCGAAAGCTGGGGGCCGCTGCACGGCCTGCCGATGACGTTTAAGGAATCCTACGACATCGCCGGCGCCCCCACCACCTGGGGCCTGCCGGAATACAAGGATACCAAGGCGGAACGCCATTCGCTGCCCGTGCAGCGGTTCGTCGACGCCGGCGCCATTCCCTTCGGCAAGACCAACGTTCCCGTGATGCTCGCCGACTGGCAGAGCTTCAATCCCGTCTACGGCACGACGAACAACCCGTGGGACCTCTCCCGCACGCCGGGCGGTTCGTCGGGCGGTTCCGCGGCCGCCCTGGCGGCGGGCCTGACGGGCCTGGAGGCCGGCAGCGACATCGGCGCCTCCATCCGCAACCCCGCGCATTACTGCGGTGTCTTCGGCCACAAGCCGACCTGGGGCATC
It encodes:
- a CDS encoding DUF3616 domain-containing protein, giving the protein MPLDPIDQVDLVFSDWRPIRHIDDPLSKDLSAVARVGRCLFVACDETASVERLVENAAGDFAAHTSIRLGDFFDLPEGQSGEMDIEGLAAADGYLWIVGSHALKRKKAKRDEHGHEDALERMAEIGRDPNRYFLGRVPLRDEGAGMFGLCDDVGGRKAACLKLRKSRSTLHEWLEEDPHLAAFLSIPSKENGFDIEGIAVRGDRVWLGLRGPVLRGHAVVLELSLKEPSSGRLTARRIEGKARYRKHLLDTQGLGVRDLRLCGDDLLLLVGPTMALDGTALVLRWRDAVRDIRSGVVAPQRIGVVAELHYGLETDHPEGLEHASDARDGSLLVIYDAPGPDRVDPDSFTVRADIIKPDLDEPASGRPSNAPKPKRR